A section of the Flavobacteriales bacterium genome encodes:
- a CDS encoding T9SS type A sorting domain-containing protein, whose product MERPTMMTNAMIAGLLLLASQGMKAQDVAELIPGEHRTEQHRDAMRSTDVDPITDDGHDADRLSPAAQFVITSEPDSKGTLHVQIRDEAGRVVQDRSYADKTTIAVDLGHLQHGRYAARVERGGQVVVRRFVRP is encoded by the coding sequence ATGGAACGACCAACGATGATGACGAACGCCATGATCGCCGGACTGCTGCTGCTGGCCTCTCAGGGCATGAAGGCGCAGGATGTGGCAGAGCTGATCCCCGGGGAGCACAGGACTGAGCAGCACCGCGACGCGATGCGCTCAACGGACGTGGACCCGATCACGGACGATGGCCATGACGCGGACCGGTTGAGCCCGGCGGCCCAGTTCGTGATCACCAGTGAGCCCGATTCGAAAGGAACGCTGCACGTGCAGATCCGCGATGAGGCCGGCCGTGTGGTGCAGGACCGGTCGTATGCGGATAAGACCACGATCGCCGTGGACCTGGGCCACCTGCAGCATGGACGCTATGCCGCACGCGTGGAGCGCGGTGGTCAGGTGGTGGTGCGCCGATTCGTCCGGCCCTGA
- a CDS encoding outer membrane beta-barrel protein: MKPLHHILTLIALGCSLIIHGQGIIRGKVTDQNGEPMIGASVMLKDKPTVGTAADLDGNYSLTIKDPGPAVITIASFGFQAVERTVDPKGGEVIILNVMLSQQSTELKEFEVTYKASKRSDGYLDRMKINSATSFDFISRDAMVRTGDGDAAQAVRRVTGVSSVGAFVTVRGLADRYVATTINGGRVPTLDPFTNNLRLDLFPTGLMDNIIITKTATPDVPGDWSGAYISMNTSDYPEKFFLNVQMTVGYNPKSSYKDIVTAGTSSTDRLGWDDGTRGLPEGMPDDVEDFPRFVEPNIYQQLSLLGLQGYLNGLGITSSTPGFNTTSMTTGSTLQHLALTELGLLPPALLYDATAVSQAVNTYNATYDLGYFSPTVNAELASLNTRFDNSRWRVGQGTGDPNYNFGITMGNQLDLGRDRERPGKLGYLVGLRYSSETQYDGSSTFLRTFERYEDEEPGDQFKRKAEQQISVVSNGWNALGNLSWNPNRNNSISLMAMANVLGQNNARFITFLDPTISGETFISEEQFWEQRRLFAFQLGGKHLIPALNLTVTPDVSYSTGKRDMLDFLTVQYVLPPPSQPITDVDGALTPPGRIYRFLNERLLDARLGFELPLDDDPSLVRKLKFGGGYRWNERRNDQKYMVVLDAPGPTQWEEPGRFEMNEEGRFPSRYAPFGTFKDNDIGILHVVAGYVMTDYALTPRLRIAGGVRAENTDLLSDIFKFWRDGVAREDSIRGTVGDLAINGAGTPEPKPAYPGEIKQWDLLPSVNLIYRIRNDEGAPMNLRLGYFRSLGRPSFRELSVVQYYDYLFQAPVFGNPDLRMTAIDNYDLRLENFFAGGANVSLSGFYKAFRDHIELLQTSGGGITWRNADRSYVVGVELEGRVKLLRPLELRGNLTWMESRSFLTTYIAGDEVKYSTPMYGQAPYIVNTMLTYALDSLKMDLSVSYNLQGPKLAVTNNEGDPDAVRSFEMPRHVVDITLGKQFGAHWGLQFRVRDLLNTAVRRIHLFAEGYGPDFDSYRWGTEYQLNLSYTIR; the protein is encoded by the coding sequence ATGAAGCCGCTGCATCATATACTAACGTTGATCGCCCTGGGCTGTTCGCTCATCATCCATGGACAGGGCATCATCCGCGGCAAGGTGACCGACCAGAACGGGGAGCCCATGATCGGAGCCTCCGTGATGCTCAAGGACAAGCCGACCGTCGGTACGGCGGCGGACCTGGACGGGAATTATTCCTTGACGATCAAGGACCCCGGTCCCGCGGTGATCACCATCGCCTCCTTCGGTTTCCAGGCCGTGGAGCGGACGGTGGACCCGAAGGGTGGTGAGGTCATCATCCTCAATGTCATGCTCAGCCAGCAAAGCACCGAGCTTAAGGAGTTCGAGGTGACTTATAAGGCGAGCAAGCGCAGTGACGGCTATCTGGACCGAATGAAGATCAACTCGGCCACGAGCTTTGATTTCATCTCAAGGGACGCGATGGTGCGGACGGGGGACGGGGATGCGGCGCAGGCGGTTCGTCGGGTGACCGGGGTATCTTCGGTTGGGGCCTTCGTCACAGTGCGCGGATTGGCCGATCGCTATGTGGCCACCACGATCAATGGGGGCCGGGTACCCACGCTTGACCCGTTCACCAACAACCTACGGCTTGACCTCTTCCCCACCGGTCTGATGGATAACATCATTATTACGAAAACGGCCACACCGGACGTGCCTGGTGATTGGTCGGGGGCGTACATCTCCATGAACACGAGCGACTACCCAGAGAAGTTCTTCCTGAACGTGCAGATGACGGTCGGCTATAATCCCAAATCAAGCTACAAGGACATCGTGACGGCCGGCACGTCCAGCACCGATCGCCTGGGATGGGATGACGGGACACGTGGCCTGCCCGAAGGCATGCCTGACGATGTGGAGGACTTCCCGCGATTCGTGGAGCCGAACATCTACCAGCAATTGAGCCTGCTCGGCCTCCAAGGCTATTTGAACGGTCTGGGCATCACATCGAGCACGCCCGGGTTCAACACCACGAGCATGACAACAGGCAGCACGCTGCAGCACCTGGCGCTCACCGAGCTCGGGCTTCTTCCCCCCGCGCTGCTGTACGACGCCACGGCTGTTTCCCAAGCGGTGAACACCTACAACGCCACCTACGACCTTGGGTACTTCTCCCCCACGGTGAACGCCGAGCTGGCCTCGCTGAACACGCGTTTTGACAACAGCCGGTGGCGGGTGGGGCAAGGTACGGGCGACCCGAACTACAACTTCGGGATCACCATGGGGAACCAACTCGATCTGGGGCGTGACCGCGAACGGCCGGGAAAGCTCGGCTACCTCGTGGGCCTGCGCTACAGTTCGGAGACCCAGTACGACGGAAGCTCAACCTTCCTGCGGACCTTCGAGCGGTACGAGGATGAAGAACCCGGGGACCAGTTCAAGCGCAAAGCCGAGCAACAGATCAGTGTGGTGTCCAATGGATGGAACGCCCTGGGCAACCTGTCATGGAACCCGAACCGCAACAACAGCATATCGCTGATGGCGATGGCCAATGTCCTGGGGCAGAACAACGCGCGGTTCATCACCTTCCTGGATCCCACCATCAGCGGCGAGACCTTCATTTCCGAGGAACAGTTCTGGGAGCAGAGACGCTTGTTCGCCTTCCAGTTGGGAGGGAAGCATCTGATACCGGCGCTCAACCTGACCGTGACCCCCGACGTGTCGTACTCGACCGGCAAGCGGGACATGTTGGACTTCCTGACGGTGCAATACGTGCTGCCACCTCCCAGCCAGCCGATCACGGACGTGGACGGTGCGCTGACCCCCCCGGGTCGTATCTACCGTTTCCTGAACGAACGGTTGCTCGACGCGCGGCTCGGGTTCGAGCTTCCTCTGGATGACGATCCTTCGCTGGTACGCAAGCTGAAGTTCGGAGGGGGGTATCGGTGGAACGAGCGACGCAACGACCAGAAGTACATGGTGGTGCTTGATGCGCCGGGCCCGACACAATGGGAGGAGCCGGGACGGTTCGAGATGAACGAGGAGGGTCGATTCCCCTCACGCTACGCCCCATTTGGCACCTTCAAGGACAATGACATCGGCATCCTGCATGTGGTCGCAGGATACGTGATGACCGACTATGCGCTCACCCCACGCCTTAGGATCGCAGGCGGCGTTCGCGCTGAGAACACGGACCTGTTGAGCGACATTTTCAAATTCTGGCGCGACGGGGTCGCCCGCGAGGACAGCATCAGAGGCACCGTGGGTGACCTCGCCATCAACGGAGCAGGGACACCGGAGCCCAAGCCGGCCTACCCTGGTGAGATCAAGCAATGGGACCTGCTGCCGAGCGTCAACCTCATCTATCGCATCAGGAATGACGAGGGCGCACCGATGAACCTGCGCCTGGGCTACTTCAGGTCGCTGGGTCGCCCAAGTTTCCGCGAGCTCAGCGTCGTCCAATACTATGACTACCTCTTCCAGGCTCCTGTCTTCGGGAACCCGGACCTAAGGATGACGGCGATCGACAACTACGACCTTCGTTTGGAGAATTTCTTCGCCGGTGGTGCCAACGTGTCCCTTAGCGGATTCTACAAAGCGTTCCGCGACCACATTGAACTGCTGCAGACCTCCGGAGGGGGCATCACATGGCGCAACGCCGACCGCAGCTACGTGGTGGGCGTGGAACTGGAGGGACGGGTGAAGCTCCTTCGGCCTCTGGAGCTCCGCGGCAATCTAACATGGATGGAGTCGCGGTCCTTCCTGACCACGTACATCGCAGGTGACGAGGTGAAATACAGCACACCGATGTACGGACAGGCCCCGTACATCGTGAACACCATGCTGACCTACGCGCTGGACAGCCTGAAGATGGACCTCAGCGTGTCATACAACCTGCAGGGCCCGAAGCTTGCGGTGACCAACAACGAAGGCGACCCTGATGCCGTGCGTTCCTTCGAGATGCCGAGGCATGTGGTCGATATCACCCTGGGCAAGCAGTTCGGCGCCCACTGGGGACTGCAGTTCAGGGTGCGTGACCTGCTGAACACCGCGGTGCGCAGAATCCACCTCTTCGCCGAAGGCTATGGGCCGGACTTCGACAGCTACCGCTGGGGTACCGAATACCAGCTCAACCTTTCGTACACCATCCGATGA